A single region of the Myripristis murdjan chromosome 3, fMyrMur1.1, whole genome shotgun sequence genome encodes:
- the LOC115357228 gene encoding beta-1,3-galactosyltransferase 1, with protein MCTDVEPVLLIQRCVCPALPKGVQVDLRADVGCGGLVLQQSPRQAVQVAVAVIILEADPSQFSFTHKSAPKLEKHKYFVEYPHEYHFVINEPEKCKQQKPFLVLMVPVAPQNRGHRNNIRSTWGNESTVLGKVVKLFFLLGLPTGKGAEQVQQQVLQESREHQDLIQSDFVDCYKNLTIKTMMILEWLDSYCSSASYAMKIDSDTFLNLDNLINMLLNAPKINYMTGMVECNAVVSRDPSSKWYLPVEVFPEPKYPCYSIGMGYILSLDLPRKVVHSSKHNKALYIEDVYLGMCMKYLGILPTHPPDLNCFHYIPVLYDRCAYSKLIITTTYEHTDHVWVWKDFKRSGPFCIDETQ; from the exons ATGTGCACTGATGTGGAGCCCGTGCTGCTAATCCAGCGCTGTGTCTGTCCGGCTCTTCCCAAAGGTGTTCAGGTTGATCTGAGAGCggatgtgggctgtggaggtttggtgctCCAGCAAAGCCCTcggcaggctgtgcaggtcgCA gtgGCAG TCATCATACTTGAGGCTGATCCGAGTCAGTTCTCTTTCACTCATAAGTCGGCGCCTAAGTTGGAGAAGCACAAGTATTTTGTGGAATACCCTCATGAGTACCACTTTGTTATAAATGAGCCAGAGAAATGCAAGCAGCAGAAGCCTTTCCTGGTCCTAATGGTTCCAGTGGCTCCCCAGAACAGGGGGCATCGCAATAACATTCGCAGCACGTGGGGCAATGAGAGTACCGTCCTGGGCAAAGTGGTGAAACTGTTCTTCTTGTTGGGGCTGCCCACTGGAAAGGGAGCAGAGCAGGTTCAACAGCAGGTGctgcaggagagcagagagcatCAAGACCTCATCCAGAGCGATTTTGTGGATTGTTACAAAAACCTTACCATCAAGACCATGATGATATTGGAGTGGCTGGACTCTTATTGCTCCAGTGCCTCCTATGCCATGAAGATTGACTCAGACACATTCCTGAATTTAGACAACTTGATCAACATGCTGTTAAATGCTCCAAAAATCAATTACATGACTGGGATGGTGGAGTGTAATGCTGTGGTTTCAAGAGACCCAAGCTCTAAGTGGTACCTGCCTGTGGAGGTTTTCCCTGAGCCAAAATACCCATGTTATTCTATAGGAATGGGCTACATCTTGTCTTTAGACCTCCCCAGGAAGGTTGTGCACAGTTCTAAACATAACAAAGCTCTCTACATTGAAGATGTTTATTTGGGAATGTGTATGAAATACCTGGGTATCCTGCCAACTCACCCCCCAGACCTGAATTGTTTTCATTACATACCTGTGCTTTACGATCGCTGTGCTTACTCCAAGTTAATTATTACGACTACTTATGAACACACCGATCATGTATGGGTTTGGAAGGACTTTAAAAGATCCGGCCCCTTCTGTATTGACGAGACACAATAA